The segment GGAGAAACGGAAGAAGTGACCCGCGGGTTCGGTTTTGCCCCAGCCGAAGTCGCCCGCCGGGCTGAGGAAGCGGGACAGTTCCACGGAGATGGCGAAGGGTGACGCCCCGCTGATCCGGTGGACCAGACCGGTCGTAAGACCTCGGATGGCTCGTTCCACTTCTCGAGATACGGTCCGCTCGCTGCCCACGATGTAGACGTTGGGATTGCGGGCGAGGGCGATGACCCGCGCCGTGGCCAGGGGTAGCGTGTCACGGCGCGTCAACAGGATGGGCTGACCCGTGTGGGCCGACCACGCCGCCGCCGCCAGCCCCTCGGCGAACTCTTCGCCGGATACGACGATGACGGTCCTGCCTACACCGACGAATTGCGCTACCTGGGCGGCCGTCTCGAAGACGTTGCGGCCTCGCAGGCGCAGGGACCGGAAGCCCAGCCGCCGGACCTGGTGCTCGACGGCGTGCGACAAGTCGCCGACCAGGAACACCTGGACGGGACCCTGGTGCGTGCCTTCCGCCGGACCGGGGGCGGGGGCAGGCTCCAGTTCCGGCAGGGGACCGGAGTCCGTGCCCTCTGCGACCATACCCGCTGGTGTTCCGGCCGGTTCCGCCGCACCGGGCGCCGTGCCGTGCCCTGGCTGCGCGCCCACACCCGGAGGGCGCAGCCGGAGGAGCTCGTCGCGGACGAGCGGGTCCAGTTCGTCGGGGAGGGTCAGCAGAATCGGCCCGTTGCGCGGGTGATGCATCAGAGGAGACGCGACCAGGGCGTCCTGAAAGTGGTCCTCGTCGCCTCGGGCCAGGATGGCGACGCCGGGACGAAGTTCGGGGACGGACGGGTCGGGGAACGCCGTCTGCGACGCGGCCACGCTGGTCGCGATGGGGTGCCGGCCCGCCACCCGGGTGGTGTGGTGGGTGTCCGCGGCCAGCGGCAGGCAACGGGGCGCCTTGGCTTGCTCGAGGTGACCCTCTTGCCCCGCGACGTCCGGCATGGGCATCGCACACCGCTCCTTTCGCCACAGGTCTGCCAGGGATCCCCGGCGACAACAGGTGGGGCCGCGGCGGACGTGGCCCCACCTGTCCGCAACCTATGGCCTGAGGGTAAGGAGGGTGCGCTGGGAGCCGTCAAAATGGGCGCGCCGTGGGTCATTGCGGTGCCCCGATCGTTTCCCATGTCCCGCCGCCGTCGGTACTGCGCCAGAGCGTGCCTGTCATGGTGATGGCGTAGATCCGCTGCGGAGCGTCGGGGCGGGCCGCCAGGGCGGCCAGCGGATCTTGTGGGTCCACCCGCAAGCCCGACCCCGCGGGCTGCCACGTCCGGCCGCCGTCGGTGGAGCGGAGGAGCCCCTCGGCGGCGTCGTAGACCAGGATGGTCCCACGGTCCGTTCCGGGAACGAAAGCCGCCGCGGTCACCACCCCGTCCCGCAGCCGTTCCCAGGTTCGCCCGCCGTCCGTGCTCAGGAGCAGCCCGTTCTCCCCGGCCGCCAGCAGCGTCGCGGGATCGGTCGGATGGGCCACCAACTGCAGCGGGCCCAGACCACGGGGGCCGGCCAGATCCGAAGCGGGGGTGCGGGTCCACGTCTGCCCGCCGTCTTCACTGCGGTAGAGCTGCCCGTCACCGTAAAAGTAACCGTAGATCAGGCCGGGGTGGGCCGGACTCACCGCCATCGCATGGAAGTCGACGACGCCCTCCAGGCTGACGGGTTCCCAGGTCCGGCCGCCGTCCTCGCTGCGGGCGAGCCCCAGGGGGTTGTCCAAGTTCAACTGCGGTCCCGGGTGCCCGCTGGCGTAGAGGCGGCCGTCAGGCCCCGCGGAAAAGCCCATCAGGTCTGCCACCGGGCCCACGCGGCCGCGCCAGCCACCGGGTTCTTCCCAGACCAGCAGGCCGTCGTGGGTGGCCACCCAGAGCCGGTTTGGATCCCCGGGATCCACCGCCATGCCGTGGACGTGGCGGATGGACGGGGACGAGGCCGCCCCGCCCCACCCCAGGACCCCGCCCGCCACGATGACGCCGGCCACGGCGGCCACGGCCACCATGACGGCCACCCACACGCCGGTTCTTCGCCAGCGCTCTGTCCGGGACGAACCGCGGCCCTTGCGGCGGCCCTGGCGGCTCATGACGCCGGGCTCCTTTCATCGCGGCGGAAGCGCCGCATGGGATCGAAACGCTTCAGCAGGGTGGAGTTGGTCGTGACCGAGACGGAGCTCAGCGCCATGGCCGCGCCGGCCAGCACCGGGCTCAGGTAACCCAGGGCGGCCACCGGGATTCCCAGGGTGTTGTAGATCAGCGCCCAGAACAGGTTCTGCCGGATCTTGGCCAGGGTGGCCCGGCTGAGCTCGATGGCGGCCACCAGGGTGCGCAGGTCGCCCCGCATCAGGGTGACGTCGGCCGCCTCGATGGCCACGTCGGTGCCCGTGCCGATGGCGATGCCCACGTCGGCCGCCGCCAGGGCCGGGGCGTCGTTGATGCCGTCGCCCACCATGGCCACCTTGCGGCCGCGGGCCTGGAGCTCGCGCACCTTGGCGGCCTTGTCCGCGGGCAGCACCTCGGCCAGGACGCGCTCGGCGGGAATCCCCGCCTGCCGGGCGACGGCGCGGGCCGTGCGGGCGTTGTCGCCGGTGATCATCCAGACTTCGAGGCCCATCTCGTGCAAGGCGGCCACCGCCTCGGGGGCCGTCTCCTTGAGGGTGTCGGCCACGGCGATGAGGCCCGCCAGGCGGCCGTCCACCGCCACCAGCATGACCGTCTTGCCCTGTTCCTCCAGGGCGGCCAGCCGGTCCGCCGCGGCGTCCACGGCGACGCCCCGCGCCTCCATCAGCCGCCGGTTGCCCACCACCACGTCGCGGCCGGCCAACCGCGCCTGCACCCCGTGGCCGGGGATGGCCTCGAAGGATTCCGGTTCGTCCAGGTCGAGGCCGGCTTCCCGGGCCCGCTGCACGATGGCGGCGGCCAGCGGGTGCTCGGAGGCCCGTTCCACCGACGCCACGAGCCGCAACAGGGCCCGCTGCGCGGCATCCAGGTCGGAGGAACCGGCCCCGCCGCGGCCGGGGGCTGCGTCACCGCCCGGGGCGGCGTTCCCGCTGGCGCCGGCACCGGTTGGGGCCTCGCCGGCATCCTCGGCCGCATCCTCGACCACGTCGCCGTCAACGCCCGGACCGGCATCCAGCGCCTCCAGCGCCTCCAGCACCACTACGTCCGTCACCGACGGCTTGCCCACGGTGAGCGTCCCCGTCTTGTCCAGCAGGATGGCGTCCAGGGTGGCCGTCGCCTCCAGGTGCTCGCCGCCGCGGAAGAGGATGCCGTTCTCCGCGCCGCGCCCCGTCCCCACCATCACTGCCGTCGGCGTGGCGAGGCCCAGCGCGCACGGGCAGGCGATGACCAGCACCGCCGTGGCCGCCAGCAGCGCCCGGGTGAGGTCGCCCGTCGCCACCAGCCACCCCGCAAAGGTCACGCCGGCCAGCGCCATCACCGCCGGGACGAAGACGTTGGACACCCGGTCGGCAAAGGCCTGGATGGGCGCTTTGGAGGCCTGGGCCTCCTCCACGATGCGCACGATCTGGGCCAGGGCCGTGTCCCGCCCGACCTTGGTGGCGCGGAACTTGAAGGTGCCCGTGGTGTTGACGGTGGCGCCGATCACCTCGTCGCCGGGGCCCTTCTCCACGGGCAGGCTCTCGCCCGTGAGCATCGACTCGTCCACCGCGGAGCGGCCTTCCAGCACCACCCCGTCCACGGGGATCTTCTCGCCGGGCCGCACCACCACCACGTCGCCGACGGCCACCTCCTCCACGGGGACGTCCACCTCGCGCCCGTCGCGGATCACGCGGGCCGTCCGCGCCTGCAGGCCGAGGAGCTTCTTGATGGCCGCCGACGTGCGCCCCTTGGCCACGGCCTCGAGGTACTTGCCCAGCGCCACCAGGGTGATGAGGATGGCGCTGATCTCGAAGTACAGCCCCGTGATGCCCAGGCCCGGCCAGAGCAGGGCCACGACGCTGTACGCGTAGGCCGCCGTGGTGCCCAGGGCCACCAGCACCGACATGTTGGCGTTCCGGTTCTTCAGGTTGAAGTAGCTGTCACGGTAGAAGATCCAGCCCACGTAGAACTGCACGGGCGTGGCCAGGGCCAGCTGCAGCCATCCGTTCTGAAGAAGGTCGAACACCGGCCCGTGCCACGTGAAGAAGTGGGCGGCCATGGCTACCAGCAGCGGCAGCGACAGCACGGCCCCCAGGACGAACCGGTTCCACCACCCGCGGATCTCGCGCTGGCGCGCCGCCTCGGCCTCGTCGCCGGCCTCGCCGACTGGCTCCGCCTCGTAGCCGGCGTCGCGGACGGCGCCCACCAGGTCGGCCACCGAGGCCGTGCCGGGGAGCAGGCGCACGGTGCCGGTGCCTGTGGCCAGGTTCACCGCGGCTTCGGCCACACCGGGGACGCGGCGCAGGGCCCGTTCCACCCGGTTGACGCAGGCCGCGCAGGTCATGCCGCTGATGGCCAGGCGCACCTGCTGCAGGGGTACATCGTAGCCCAGGTCACGCACCCGCGCCGCCAT is part of the Thermaerobacter subterraneus DSM 13965 genome and harbors:
- a CDS encoding cell wall-binding repeat-containing protein; protein product: MPMPDVAGQEGHLEQAKAPRCLPLAADTHHTTRVAGRHPIATSVAASQTAFPDPSVPELRPGVAILARGDEDHFQDALVASPLMHHPRNGPILLTLPDELDPLVRDELLRLRPPGVGAQPGHGTAPGAAEPAGTPAGMVAEGTDSGPLPELEPAPAPGPAEGTHQGPVQVFLVGDLSHAVEHQVRRLGFRSLRLRGRNVFETAAQVAQFVGVGRTVIVVSGEEFAEGLAAAAWSAHTGQPILLTRRDTLPLATARVIALARNPNVYIVGSERTVSREVERAIRGLTTGLVHRISGASPFAISVELSRFLSPAGDFGWGKTEPAGHFFRFSAVDAWQSAIAGNLFSHLASHAPLLLVERGQVPDVVRTYILSVNPRHTDPAPPFMHGYIVGPPGEVACRVQFELEVLLRTVIE
- a CDS encoding F510_1955 family glycosylhydrolase, producing MSRQGRRKGRGSSRTERWRRTGVWVAVMVAVAAVAGVIVAGGVLGWGGAASSPSIRHVHGMAVDPGDPNRLWVATHDGLLVWEEPGGWRGRVGPVADLMGFSAGPDGRLYASGHPGPQLNLDNPLGLARSEDGGRTWEPVSLEGVVDFHAMAVSPAHPGLIYGYFYGDGQLYRSEDGGQTWTRTPASDLAGPRGLGPLQLVAHPTDPATLLAAGENGLLLSTDGGRTWERLRDGVVTAAAFVPGTDRGTILVYDAAEGLLRSTDGGRTWQPAGSGLRVDPQDPLAALAARPDAPQRIYAITMTGTLWRSTDGGGTWETIGAPQ
- a CDS encoding heavy metal translocating P-type ATPase produces the protein MADTSLLQQRAGAGTGPTPRPGPGTGTGDRTGDGVSHHTGHGTGGPTGPGNGTVGNGTVDGARNPRASADGASAATPSASTAEVTLPIEGMTCAACANRIERGLKKMDGVADAAVNLALARARVRFDPSRVTVTDMAARVRDLGYDVPLQQVRLAISGMTCAACVNRVERALRRVPGVAEAAVNLATGTGTVRLLPGTASVADLVGAVRDAGYEAEPVGEAGDEAEAARQREIRGWWNRFVLGAVLSLPLLVAMAAHFFTWHGPVFDLLQNGWLQLALATPVQFYVGWIFYRDSYFNLKNRNANMSVLVALGTTAAYAYSVVALLWPGLGITGLYFEISAILITLVALGKYLEAVAKGRTSAAIKKLLGLQARTARVIRDGREVDVPVEEVAVGDVVVVRPGEKIPVDGVVLEGRSAVDESMLTGESLPVEKGPGDEVIGATVNTTGTFKFRATKVGRDTALAQIVRIVEEAQASKAPIQAFADRVSNVFVPAVMALAGVTFAGWLVATGDLTRALLAATAVLVIACPCALGLATPTAVMVGTGRGAENGILFRGGEHLEATATLDAILLDKTGTLTVGKPSVTDVVVLEALEALDAGPGVDGDVVEDAAEDAGEAPTGAGASGNAAPGGDAAPGRGGAGSSDLDAAQRALLRLVASVERASEHPLAAAIVQRAREAGLDLDEPESFEAIPGHGVQARLAGRDVVVGNRRLMEARGVAVDAAADRLAALEEQGKTVMLVAVDGRLAGLIAVADTLKETAPEAVAALHEMGLEVWMITGDNARTARAVARQAGIPAERVLAEVLPADKAAKVRELQARGRKVAMVGDGINDAPALAAADVGIAIGTGTDVAIEAADVTLMRGDLRTLVAAIELSRATLAKIRQNLFWALIYNTLGIPVAALGYLSPVLAGAAMALSSVSVTTNSTLLKRFDPMRRFRRDERSPAS